The Glycine soja cultivar W05 chromosome 8, ASM419377v2, whole genome shotgun sequence genome has a window encoding:
- the LOC114422285 gene encoding probable phospholipid-transporting ATPase 4 isoform X2 yields MTRGRIRARLRRSHLYTFGCLKPSTTEEAPHPLNGPGFSRTVYCNQPLLHDKKPVLYCKNDISTTKYNVITFFPKALFEQFRRVANIYFLLAACLSASPISPFSPLSMIAPLAFVVGLSMAKEALEDSRRFLQDVKVNRRKVNRHKGDGFFSPRSWQNIMVGDVVKVNKDQFFPADLLLLSSSYEDGICYVETMNLDGETNLKVKRSSETTMTLDNDEVFKDFTGTIRCEDPNPNLYTFVGNLEYERQIYPLDPSQILLRDSKLRNTDYIYGVAIFTGHDSKVMQNSTKSPSKRSTIEKKMDYIIYTLFTVLILISVISSIGFIFKTKYQAPKWWYLRPDNIEYQYDPNKVGLAGMSHLITALILYGYLIPISLYVSIEVVKVLQATFINQDIQMYDEETGTPADARTSNLNEELGQVDTILSDKTGTLTCNQMDFLKCSIAGTAYGVRSSEVEVAAAKQMASDHEDQDSDLSNFPMPKSKARVSWDDVRKAEEIELETVVTSKGDEDQKHAIKGFGFEDDRLMNCNWLKEPNADDLLMFFRILAVCHTAIPELNEETGVYTYEAESPDEGAFLVAAREFGFAFCRRTQSSIFIHERFSASGQVVEREYKLLNLLDFTSKRKRMSVIVRDEEGSFLLLCKGADSIIFDRLSKNGKNYLEATTRHLNEYGEAGLRTLALAYRKLDEQEYTAWNNEFQKAKAAVGADRDSMLERVSDMMEKELILVGATAVEDKLQKGVPQCIDNLAQAGLKIWVLTGDKMETAINIGFACSLLRQGMKQICITTPVTDSVATDVKQAIKDNILNQITNGSQMIKLEKDPHAAFALIIDGKTLTYALEDDMKLLFLGLAVDCASVICCRVSPKQKALVTRLVKQGSGKTTLAIGDGANDVGMIQEADIGVGISGVEGMQAVMASDFAIAQFRFLERLLVVHGHWCYKRIAQMICYFFYKNITFGLTIFYFEAFTGFSGQSVYDDWYMILFNVVLTSLPVISLGVFEQDVPSEVCLQFPALYQQGPKNLFFDWYRILGWMGNGLYASLIIFFLIVTIFYDQAFRADGQVADMAAVGTTMFTCIIWTVNCQIALTMSHFTWIQHLFVWGSIATWYIFLSLYGMLSPEYSKSAYQILVESLGPAPIYWVTTLLVTVTCNLPYFAHISFQRCFNPMDHHIIQEIKYYKKDIEDQHMWTRERSKARQETKIGFTARVEAKIRQLKGRLQKKQSTLAISAPS; encoded by the exons ATGACACGGGGGAGGATAAGGGCGAGGCTCCGGAGGAGCCATCTTTACACATTTGGTTGCCTTAAGCCTTCTACCACTGAGGAGGCACCTCATCCACTTAATGGCCCCGGGTTCTCGCGAACTGTGTATTGCAACCAGCCTCTACTTCATGACAAGAAGCCTGTATTGTACTGCAAAAATGATATATCCACGACCAAGTACAATGTTATTACGTTTTTCCCCAAGGCACTCTTTGAACAATTTCGTAGGGTTGCTAATATATACTTCCTTTTGGCTGCATGTCTGTCAGCCTCTCCCATTTCGCCTTTCAGCCCACTGAGCATGATTGCTCCTTTGGCATTTGTTGTGGGGCTTAGTATGGCAAAGGAAGCATTGGAAGATTCGCGCAGGTTCCTTCAGGATGTCAAAGTTAATCGCCGGAAGGTTAATCGCCATAAAGGAGATGGTTTTTTTAGTCCCAGGTCGTGGCAGAACATTATGGTTGGGGATGTGGTCAAAGTGAACAAGGATCAATTTTTTCCAGCTGATTTGCTTCTCCTGTCCTCGAGTTATGAGGATGGGATTTGCTATGTGGAGACTATGAATTTAGATGGTGAGACCAACTTGAAGGTGAAAAGATCATCGGAGACCACCATGACTCTAGATAATGATGAAGTTTTTAAAGATTTCACTGGAACGATACGTTGTGAAGACCCAAACCCCAATCTTTACACGTTTGTTGGAAACTTAGAGTACGAGCGCCAGATTTATCCTCTTGATCCTAGTCAAATTCTTCTCCGAGATTCTAAGCTCAGGAACACTGATTACATCTATGGGGTGGCCATTTTCACTGGTCATGACAGCAAAGTCATGCAGAATTCCACAAAATCTCCTTCAAAAAGAAGCACAATAGAAAAGAAGATGGATTATATCATATACACCCTCTTCACTGTCCTTATTTTGATATCTGTTATTAGTTCCATAGGATTTATCTTCAAGACTAAGTACCAAGCCCCAAAGTGGTGGTATTTACGGCCCGACAATATTGAATATCAGTATGATCCCAACAAAGTTGGACTGGCTGGAATGAGTCATCTGATTACTGCACTTATTCTTTATGGATATTTGATACCCATCTCACTTTATGTTTCCATTGAGGTTGTAAAGGTTTTACAGGCAACCTTCATCAACCAAGACATTCAAATGTATGATGAAGAAACTGGGACTCCAGCTGATGCGCGGACATCAAATTTGAATGAAGAGTTGGGTCAGGTAGATACTATCCTGTCAGATAAAACTGGAACTTTGACATGTAACCAGATGGACTTTTTGAAGTGCTCCATTGCCGGTACTGCATATGGTGTGCGCTCCAGTGAAGTTGAAGTTGCTGCAGCGAAGCAGATGGCTTCTGATCATGAGGACCAGGATTCAGATCTCTCCAATTTCCCCATGCCTAAGAGTAAAGCACGTGTTTCATGGGATGATGTTAGAAAAGCTGAAGAAATTGAACTGGAGACTGTTGTTACTTCCAAAGGAGATGAGGATCAAAAGCATGCCATAAAGGGATTTGGTTTTGAAGATGACCGCCTCATGAATTGTAATTGGTTGAAAGAGCCCAATGCGGATGACCTTTTGATGTTCTTTCGTATATTAGCAGTTTGCCACACTGCCATTCCTGAGCTGAATGAGGAGACTGGTGTTTATACATATGAAGCTGAGTCACCTGATGAAGGGGCTTTTCTTGTAGCAGCAAGAGAATTTGGCTTTGCGTTTTGCAGAAGGACTCAGTCAAGTATTTTCATACATGAAAGATTTTCTGCTTCCGGGCAAGTGGTTGAAAG aGAGTACAAACTTTTGAATCTGCTGGATTTCACTAGTAAAAGAAAGCGTATGTCAGTGATTGTGCGTGATGAGGAGGgcagttttcttcttctttgcaaGGGAGCTGACAG TATCATATTTGATCGATTGTCAAAGAatggaaaaaattatttggAGGCTACTACCAGACATCTAAATGAATACGGAGAAGCTGGTTTGAGAACACTAGCCCTGGCTTATAGAAAGCTTGATGAGCAAGAATACACTGCTTGGAACAATGAATTTCAGAAAGCCAAAGCAGCTGTTGGGGCAGACAGAGATTCAATGCTTGAGCGGGTATCAGATATGATGGAGAAAGAGTTGATTCTTGTTGGGGCTACTGCTGTGGAAGACAAACTGCAGAAAGGG GTTCCCCAATGTATTGATAATCTTGCTCAAGCTGGTCTCAAGATCTGGGTGTTGACAGGGGATAAGATGGAAACGGCAATCAACATTGG ATTTGCTTGCAGTTTGCTTCGACAGGGTATGAAGCAGATCTGTATAACTACTCCTGTTACAGATTCAGTAGCCACTGATGTCAAACAG GCTATCAAGGACAacattttaaatcaaatcaCCAATGGttctcaaatgataaaactggAGAAGGATCCTCATGCTGCATTTGCTTTAATTATTGATGGGAAAACTCTGACATATGCTCTAGAAGATGATATGAAGCTCCTATTTTTGGGATTGGCTGTTGATTGTGCATCTGTCATCTGCTGTCGTGTGTCTCCCAAGCAAAAGGCATTG GTAACCAGGTTAGTGAAACAAGGTTCTGGGAAGACTACTCTAGCAATAGGTGATGGTGCAAATGATGTTGGCATGATTCAAGAAGCAGATATTGGTGTTGGAATTAGTGGGGTTGAAGGTATGCAG GCAGTGATGGCTAGTGACTTTGCGATTGCCCAATTTCGATTTTTGGAGAGGCTCCTGGTAGTCCATGGACATTGGTGTTACAAGAGAATTGCACAAATG ATATGTTATTTCTTCTACAAGAACATTACATTTGGTCTCACCATCTTCTATTTTGAGGCCTTCACTGGCTTCTCTGGTCAATCGGTTTATGATGACTGGTACATGATATTGTTCAATGTTGTTCTGACATCGTTACCCGTCATTTCACTCGGTGTTTTTGAACAAGATGTTCCGTCAGAAGTTTGTTTACAG TTTCCTGCACTATATCAACAAGGACCCAAGAATTTGTTCTTTGACTGGTATAGAATATTGGGGTGGATGGGCAATGGTCTCTATGCCTccctcatcatcttcttcctcaTCGTCACCATCTTCTATGACCAAGCATTCCGTGCGGATGGCCAGGTAGCTGACATGGCTGCTGTTGGGACCACTATGTTCACTTGCATCATCTGGACTGTCAACTGTCAGATTGCTCTTACAATGAGCCACTTTACATGGATTCAGCACCTGTTTGTATGGGGTAGCATAGCCACTTGGTACATCTTTCTCTCCTTGTATGGAATGCTCTCTCCAGAATATTCCAAGAGTGCCTACCAAATACTGGTTGAATCTCTTGGTCCCGCACCCATTTACTGGGTAACAACCCTTTTAGTTACAGTTACATGCAATCTACCTTATTTTGCTCACATATCCTTCCAAAGATGTTTCAATCCCATGGACCATCACATTATCCAAGAAATCAAGTACTACAAAAAGGATATTGAGGATCAACACATGTGGACAAGGGAACGTTCTAAGGCCAGACAGGAAACCAAGATTGGGTTCACTGCAAGAGTGGAAGCAAAGATCAGGCAACTGAAGGGAAGACTGCAGAAGAAGCAATCTACCTTGGCTATTTCAGCCCCATCGTGA
- the LOC114422285 gene encoding probable phospholipid-transporting ATPase 4 isoform X1 yields MTRGRIRARLRRSHLYTFGCLKPSTTEEAPHPLNGPGFSRTVYCNQPLLHDKKPVLYCKNDISTTKYNVITFFPKALFEQFRRVANIYFLLAACLSASPISPFSPLSMIAPLAFVVGLSMAKEALEDSRRFLQDVKVNRRKVNRHKGDGFFSPRSWQNIMVGDVVKVNKDQFFPADLLLLSSSYEDGICYVETMNLDGETNLKVKRSSETTMTLDNDEVFKDFTGTIRCEDPNPNLYTFVGNLEYERQIYPLDPSQILLRDSKLRNTDYIYGVAIFTGHDSKVMQNSTKSPSKRSTIEKKMDYIIYTLFTVLILISVISSIGFIFKTKYQAPKWWYLRPDNIEYQYDPNKVGLAGMSHLITALILYGYLIPISLYVSIEVVKVLQATFINQDIQMYDEETGTPADARTSNLNEELGQVDTILSDKTGTLTCNQMDFLKCSIAGTAYGVRSSEVEVAAAKQMASDHEDQDSDLSNFPMPKSKARVSWDDVRKAEEIELETVVTSKGDEDQKHAIKGFGFEDDRLMNCNWLKEPNADDLLMFFRILAVCHTAIPELNEETGVYTYEAESPDEGAFLVAAREFGFAFCRRTQSSIFIHERFSASGQVVEREYKLLNLLDFTSKRKRMSVIVRDEEGSFLLLCKGADSIIFDRLSKNGKNYLEATTRHLNEYGEAGLRTLALAYRKLDEQEYTAWNNEFQKAKAAVGADRDSMLERVSDMMEKELILVGATAVEDKLQKGVPQCIDNLAQAGLKIWVLTGDKMETAINIGFACSLLRQGMKQICITTPVTDSVATDVKQFFVLTPQAIKDNILNQITNGSQMIKLEKDPHAAFALIIDGKTLTYALEDDMKLLFLGLAVDCASVICCRVSPKQKALVTRLVKQGSGKTTLAIGDGANDVGMIQEADIGVGISGVEGMQAVMASDFAIAQFRFLERLLVVHGHWCYKRIAQMICYFFYKNITFGLTIFYFEAFTGFSGQSVYDDWYMILFNVVLTSLPVISLGVFEQDVPSEVCLQFPALYQQGPKNLFFDWYRILGWMGNGLYASLIIFFLIVTIFYDQAFRADGQVADMAAVGTTMFTCIIWTVNCQIALTMSHFTWIQHLFVWGSIATWYIFLSLYGMLSPEYSKSAYQILVESLGPAPIYWVTTLLVTVTCNLPYFAHISFQRCFNPMDHHIIQEIKYYKKDIEDQHMWTRERSKARQETKIGFTARVEAKIRQLKGRLQKKQSTLAISAPS; encoded by the exons ATGACACGGGGGAGGATAAGGGCGAGGCTCCGGAGGAGCCATCTTTACACATTTGGTTGCCTTAAGCCTTCTACCACTGAGGAGGCACCTCATCCACTTAATGGCCCCGGGTTCTCGCGAACTGTGTATTGCAACCAGCCTCTACTTCATGACAAGAAGCCTGTATTGTACTGCAAAAATGATATATCCACGACCAAGTACAATGTTATTACGTTTTTCCCCAAGGCACTCTTTGAACAATTTCGTAGGGTTGCTAATATATACTTCCTTTTGGCTGCATGTCTGTCAGCCTCTCCCATTTCGCCTTTCAGCCCACTGAGCATGATTGCTCCTTTGGCATTTGTTGTGGGGCTTAGTATGGCAAAGGAAGCATTGGAAGATTCGCGCAGGTTCCTTCAGGATGTCAAAGTTAATCGCCGGAAGGTTAATCGCCATAAAGGAGATGGTTTTTTTAGTCCCAGGTCGTGGCAGAACATTATGGTTGGGGATGTGGTCAAAGTGAACAAGGATCAATTTTTTCCAGCTGATTTGCTTCTCCTGTCCTCGAGTTATGAGGATGGGATTTGCTATGTGGAGACTATGAATTTAGATGGTGAGACCAACTTGAAGGTGAAAAGATCATCGGAGACCACCATGACTCTAGATAATGATGAAGTTTTTAAAGATTTCACTGGAACGATACGTTGTGAAGACCCAAACCCCAATCTTTACACGTTTGTTGGAAACTTAGAGTACGAGCGCCAGATTTATCCTCTTGATCCTAGTCAAATTCTTCTCCGAGATTCTAAGCTCAGGAACACTGATTACATCTATGGGGTGGCCATTTTCACTGGTCATGACAGCAAAGTCATGCAGAATTCCACAAAATCTCCTTCAAAAAGAAGCACAATAGAAAAGAAGATGGATTATATCATATACACCCTCTTCACTGTCCTTATTTTGATATCTGTTATTAGTTCCATAGGATTTATCTTCAAGACTAAGTACCAAGCCCCAAAGTGGTGGTATTTACGGCCCGACAATATTGAATATCAGTATGATCCCAACAAAGTTGGACTGGCTGGAATGAGTCATCTGATTACTGCACTTATTCTTTATGGATATTTGATACCCATCTCACTTTATGTTTCCATTGAGGTTGTAAAGGTTTTACAGGCAACCTTCATCAACCAAGACATTCAAATGTATGATGAAGAAACTGGGACTCCAGCTGATGCGCGGACATCAAATTTGAATGAAGAGTTGGGTCAGGTAGATACTATCCTGTCAGATAAAACTGGAACTTTGACATGTAACCAGATGGACTTTTTGAAGTGCTCCATTGCCGGTACTGCATATGGTGTGCGCTCCAGTGAAGTTGAAGTTGCTGCAGCGAAGCAGATGGCTTCTGATCATGAGGACCAGGATTCAGATCTCTCCAATTTCCCCATGCCTAAGAGTAAAGCACGTGTTTCATGGGATGATGTTAGAAAAGCTGAAGAAATTGAACTGGAGACTGTTGTTACTTCCAAAGGAGATGAGGATCAAAAGCATGCCATAAAGGGATTTGGTTTTGAAGATGACCGCCTCATGAATTGTAATTGGTTGAAAGAGCCCAATGCGGATGACCTTTTGATGTTCTTTCGTATATTAGCAGTTTGCCACACTGCCATTCCTGAGCTGAATGAGGAGACTGGTGTTTATACATATGAAGCTGAGTCACCTGATGAAGGGGCTTTTCTTGTAGCAGCAAGAGAATTTGGCTTTGCGTTTTGCAGAAGGACTCAGTCAAGTATTTTCATACATGAAAGATTTTCTGCTTCCGGGCAAGTGGTTGAAAG aGAGTACAAACTTTTGAATCTGCTGGATTTCACTAGTAAAAGAAAGCGTATGTCAGTGATTGTGCGTGATGAGGAGGgcagttttcttcttctttgcaaGGGAGCTGACAG TATCATATTTGATCGATTGTCAAAGAatggaaaaaattatttggAGGCTACTACCAGACATCTAAATGAATACGGAGAAGCTGGTTTGAGAACACTAGCCCTGGCTTATAGAAAGCTTGATGAGCAAGAATACACTGCTTGGAACAATGAATTTCAGAAAGCCAAAGCAGCTGTTGGGGCAGACAGAGATTCAATGCTTGAGCGGGTATCAGATATGATGGAGAAAGAGTTGATTCTTGTTGGGGCTACTGCTGTGGAAGACAAACTGCAGAAAGGG GTTCCCCAATGTATTGATAATCTTGCTCAAGCTGGTCTCAAGATCTGGGTGTTGACAGGGGATAAGATGGAAACGGCAATCAACATTGG ATTTGCTTGCAGTTTGCTTCGACAGGGTATGAAGCAGATCTGTATAACTACTCCTGTTACAGATTCAGTAGCCACTGATGTCAAACAG TTCTTTGTTTTAACACCCCAGGCTATCAAGGACAacattttaaatcaaatcaCCAATGGttctcaaatgataaaactggAGAAGGATCCTCATGCTGCATTTGCTTTAATTATTGATGGGAAAACTCTGACATATGCTCTAGAAGATGATATGAAGCTCCTATTTTTGGGATTGGCTGTTGATTGTGCATCTGTCATCTGCTGTCGTGTGTCTCCCAAGCAAAAGGCATTG GTAACCAGGTTAGTGAAACAAGGTTCTGGGAAGACTACTCTAGCAATAGGTGATGGTGCAAATGATGTTGGCATGATTCAAGAAGCAGATATTGGTGTTGGAATTAGTGGGGTTGAAGGTATGCAG GCAGTGATGGCTAGTGACTTTGCGATTGCCCAATTTCGATTTTTGGAGAGGCTCCTGGTAGTCCATGGACATTGGTGTTACAAGAGAATTGCACAAATG ATATGTTATTTCTTCTACAAGAACATTACATTTGGTCTCACCATCTTCTATTTTGAGGCCTTCACTGGCTTCTCTGGTCAATCGGTTTATGATGACTGGTACATGATATTGTTCAATGTTGTTCTGACATCGTTACCCGTCATTTCACTCGGTGTTTTTGAACAAGATGTTCCGTCAGAAGTTTGTTTACAG TTTCCTGCACTATATCAACAAGGACCCAAGAATTTGTTCTTTGACTGGTATAGAATATTGGGGTGGATGGGCAATGGTCTCTATGCCTccctcatcatcttcttcctcaTCGTCACCATCTTCTATGACCAAGCATTCCGTGCGGATGGCCAGGTAGCTGACATGGCTGCTGTTGGGACCACTATGTTCACTTGCATCATCTGGACTGTCAACTGTCAGATTGCTCTTACAATGAGCCACTTTACATGGATTCAGCACCTGTTTGTATGGGGTAGCATAGCCACTTGGTACATCTTTCTCTCCTTGTATGGAATGCTCTCTCCAGAATATTCCAAGAGTGCCTACCAAATACTGGTTGAATCTCTTGGTCCCGCACCCATTTACTGGGTAACAACCCTTTTAGTTACAGTTACATGCAATCTACCTTATTTTGCTCACATATCCTTCCAAAGATGTTTCAATCCCATGGACCATCACATTATCCAAGAAATCAAGTACTACAAAAAGGATATTGAGGATCAACACATGTGGACAAGGGAACGTTCTAAGGCCAGACAGGAAACCAAGATTGGGTTCACTGCAAGAGTGGAAGCAAAGATCAGGCAACTGAAGGGAAGACTGCAGAAGAAGCAATCTACCTTGGCTATTTCAGCCCCATCGTGA